The genomic interval GTTCCCGCAGAACGTCCCCTGACCTTGACCATCACTGCCCAGACCGGCCGGATGTCGGTGAGCGGCGGGAGGACCGAGCTGGAAGCGGCAGGTCCCGAGCCAGCAACGGAGAGTCAGGTAGAGCAGCTGTTCGCCGTCATCATTGGCCTCCTGGATTCGGGACGGGTTGCTTTCGGTGGGCGCCGCAACGCTGGGTGGGGGCGGGTCCGTCTGGCCGATGACCGCCCGTGGACCCTCACGCGATCCAGGTTGGGGACGCGTGAGGATCTGCTGACGTGGCTGGACGGCGGCGAGGATGTGACCACCGCGATTGATCCGGTTTCCTGCACGGAGTCGGAGCGCATACGCATCACCATCAGCTGGGACAGCCCGACCGGGATCCTCGTGGCCAAGCCTCGCCCCGAGCTGGCGGAGCGCGACGAACACCCCCGCGAGGGCGAACGGGGTCATTCCGATGACCAGCAGGACATGACCTACACCGAGCCTTTGCGCAGCGGGCCTGATCCCTGCGCACCGTTTGTGCTGCCGGGGTCCTCCGTGCGCGGGGCTCTGCGTTCACAAGCCTCTCGGATCGCTCGGACCGTGCTGGCCGCACGGCAGCCCACCAGTATCGACTGTTGGTCGACGTACGGGGTCCATGACCAGCTCGCAGCCGATCCGGCTCTGGTCAGGGACCTGTTCGGCTCAACGGACAGGCGCGGCGCGCTGCGCGTGCTGGACACTCTGGCCAGCGATCAGACGAGGCTGCGCACGGTGGTCCACAACGCCGGCGACCGCTGGACCGGCGGGGTCGCCGAGGGCCTCTTGTACGGTGAGAAGGTCCCAGATACCACATGGAATGATCTCGTCCTCGAACTCGATCCCAGGTCACTGCCCGGCACGGACGACCGCCGTCGAGCGGCATGGTGCCTGCTGGGCCTCACGCTCGCCGAGCTCGCCGCCGGGACTCTTCCTCTGGGCAGCCGCGGGACCCGAGGCCTTGGGCAGATACACGTGACGCGCGTGCGCGTTGATGGCGGAGCCGACATTGTCGGGGACCCCTGGGACTTCAAGGACCCGGGCGGCGACGCGGCCGATCGGGAGGACGGCGCCAAGGCCGTCCCAATCGCCGCCCAGATCCTCGCCCGGCTTCAGGCGCTGACGATCACCTCGAACCCGGAGGCCGGCGTCAGCTGGACGGGTTGGAGCTCATACCTGTGCGAGACGAAGGAGGCCTGCCGTGACTGAGGCAAGCGATCTGAACCTGCCGCCGCTGCAGCCCGGCAGGTGGAGCTACGGCTGCTCACCCGCCGGCAGCCTCGCGGATATCCTGGAGCGCGCGAATGACTGCTCAGATTCTGAGGGCCGGGAGTGGCAGGGGATCGCGTATACGACCGCCGGAGCACGAGCGCTGCGCGACGCGTCGAGTAAAGGGCTTAGCGCCACCGACGGGACACCGGTAGTGCTGAAGAGCGTCTACGAACTGCGGCTGTGGGCTCTCGTCAAGGATGGTGACGCTGGTGTCCTTGCCCATGAGCTGCGGTGGCTCAATGGTTGGGGAACGGCGGAGATCGTCCTCCGCTGCGCGGGAGATCCTCCCACCGACACTCCTGTTGCGGCACCTCAGCCTGAACGGGACACCTGTTGGTACCGCCCCAACTCATATCTCCAGCACGGTGCGACAGCACCGTTCGGCGCCTCCAACGAGATGACGAGCATGGAGATCTTCACCGAGGACGACTACGGCAACGTCGTCTTCATCGACGAGCTCATGACGGGGAAGTGGGGCTGACATGGCTTCGAATGCCACAGGACGCCCACAACCGACGGAGGGCGCCAAGCCGTTCCACTCAGCGGTCAACCGGGTTCCGGTGCTTCGGACGCTGTCTACGAGCGCGGCCGCTCTCGGCAACCTCTCCCAGGACCTCTTCGCCGACTCTCCTGCGCTCGGCCACGACCACCTGTACCCGGATCGCTGGTCCGGGTCGATCGACGTGGAGATGACGGTGCGCACACCGCTCGTCTTCGGCGCACAGACGACGGATGGCGGAAGGACCTACGTCGACGTCGTCGACGACGCGGGCAACCTGGTCATCCCGCCCACGATGGTCAAGGGGATGATCTCCCGCGCTTATGAGGCTCTCACCTGCTCTCGCTTCCGGGTCTTCGGGGGCGCGGAGAACCGAAGCGGTGCCCGCCGTTCCCCGGACGATCGCTCCCAGCGCCTGACCTACAGGGGCGACGCCGCCAGCGCACTCGGGCTGGTGCCGATCCGGGTGTCGCGGAAGGACGGGGACGGGCTCGTCGGCGAGCTCTTCTACGGCGATACTCGGGTCCAGGGGGACTACAGGGAGGGGAACGACGTCTACCCGGTCATGCGTGTGGCAGCCCTCCAAAGCGGGTTCAAGGGACACGCCCGTCTGGTCATCGACCCGCCGAGGTTCGAGATGATGACGCCTCATGGCCGGAGGATCCGCTGCCACCTGACCCTGTGCCTGCACGGGGACCGGGACAAGGGAACCCACAAGAAGGCGCGGTACGCCTACTGGCAGGTGACACACATTCACAACGGCTCCGACTTCGTGAGGGTTGCCGAGATTCATGACTCGGTGACGACGGTCGACACAATGAACGATGTCAGCGGCTACGTGTGCCGGACCGCGCCGCCAGGGGTGGACCCGGGACGGTTGTTCCAGCGAAAGCACGACGAGCGGTTTGTCTTCGATGTCTCTCCGGGCGGCGCGACCGAGGTCTGCATCGATGCTGACGTGCGTGAGGGTTACAGAGCTGTCGTGGAGAGCTACGTGCTCCACCGTGAGAACGAGTCGCCTCGGCAGCGGCACACGCCGAACCGGGCAACGCACATGGCCCAGCAGGGCGGTGACGACCCGCATGAGGCCGAGAGAGCCACATCGCTCGCAGTCGGGGACGTCGCCTTCGCCGTCGTCGAGGAGACTGACGGAGAACCAGTGGTGCGGGAGATCGTTCCAACGATGATCGGTCGGCACGCCTATGTGACGAGTCCCCACGCACTTGCTGAGGCACAGCGGATCCTTCCGGTGTCTCGTGCTGAGGAGGCGTCCGCGTCCGACCGTCTCTTCGGCTACGTGGTGCCGGCCGCAGCCGAGGGCGCGACAGGTGGGGATGTCGCTGTGCGTGGCCGGATCGTCGTCGGGCCTGTCGACGGCTCCCGAGCGCTCGTGTCGGCCAAGGAGAAGCAGCTCACTCCCCTCCTGTCGCCCAAGCCATCGTCCGCCAGGCGATTCCTGACGGACGCGCGCGGGCGGACTCCCATGGGGACGGGCAAGGAACCTCTGCGACGCGATCGATACTTCACTGACGGACAGCTGCTGGGGTCAGCGGCTTACCCCGTGCACCGTCGGCTCCTGGAGGGAAAGGACCTCGACTCCGATGGTTTCCCCGAGCGAGCCGTCACCGCAGCCTCACTGGGCGGTCGGGAGCAGAACAATGACGCGGTCCGCCTCACGGCCCGCTCGTGGCTCGCGTCTGGCAGCGTCCTGCGCTGCACGGTGAGCTTCACCAACCTGTCCTCCGATGAGCTCGGCGCCCTGGTGTGGGTGCTGACACCGGAGAACCTCGTCCCTCAGGAGGAGCGGGTCACGGGGGCACGGGCTCAGTCCTCGATCGGTTACCTGCGCATGGGGCTGGGCAAGCCCTTCGGACTTGGGACGATCGAGGTCCGTATCGCCGATGGAGGCCTGCGCGCCGTCCGCGGGGACCATCTCGCGGGGCGTTATGCGGACCTTGGCGGCTGCCTCGGCCAGGAGCCGACCACATACTCCCCTGACGACTTCCCGCTGCCAAACGAGGACACGCTCCGAAAGACTCCCTGGGTACGAGCCCTCCAGCGTGCCGCCTTTGGCTACACCGACGGATACCCGGTTCGCCACATGAGTCTGGATGAGAACAAGGAGAACAACCAGACAGAGAGTGGAAGTGGGGAGCCCAAGCGGGGACGCGGTCTCGCTCCCACAGACCTGTGCGTGGCGGACCCGGATCCGATCCGCATGGTTTCGGCACCACAGCGCCCTGAGCACGGCAACCGCCGCGCCGTGAGGTGAGGAGCCCCATGACCGGTCCTTCATGGCATCACGCGTACAACGGCATTCCGACACTCCGAGAAAAGACTCCCGGGACGGAGGACCGCTTCGTCGGCGACTGTGCGCCCTCCGGGCACGACTTCCTCCGTCCGGAGGACCTCTCCGGCGAGATGGACATTTCCATCACGGTCGTCTCCCCCACCGTCCCCGGCCAGCGCACCAAGGACGGGCGGGTGGTCGTCGCCTCACGCACAGGTGCCGCGGACGGTGCCAGGGACTGGGATGACGCCACCATTCCTGTCACAGCACTCAAGGGGGTGCTGTCGTCCGCCTACGAGGCGGTAACCGC from Actinomyces respiraculi carries:
- a CDS encoding RAMP superfamily CRISPR-associated protein, which produces MSITRYEMTIHLVTESPVHSGGIDEVVDRSRQRSERVAVPRRFARDGNGHPVLTGRSVKGAVRAACEKYLSGDAGAAVREQLGSGWKGMWGTTSSGESRAATLTFHTVDLAEAAQREGGSAWESGTADAADTHPVADSVALATRTGIAVNRYWGAAGDTALFEHEYVPAERPLTLTITAQTGRMSVSGGRTELEAAGPEPATESQVEQLFAVIIGLLDSGRVAFGGRRNAGWGRVRLADDRPWTLTRSRLGTREDLLTWLDGGEDVTTAIDPVSCTESERIRITISWDSPTGILVAKPRPELAERDEHPREGERGHSDDQQDMTYTEPLRSGPDPCAPFVLPGSSVRGALRSQASRIARTVLAARQPTSIDCWSTYGVHDQLAADPALVRDLFGSTDRRGALRVLDTLASDQTRLRTVVHNAGDRWTGGVAEGLLYGEKVPDTTWNDLVLELDPRSLPGTDDRRRAAWCLLGLTLAELAAGTLPLGSRGTRGLGQIHVTRVRVDGGADIVGDPWDFKDPGGDAADREDGAKAVPIAAQILARLQALTITSNPEAGVSWTGWSSYLCETKEACRD